TAATTATGCCCATTTAAGCTTGCACCTTGGCTATCATTTCACAATGATAAACAGTTATGTCAGCGAAAATATTTCAGAAAATTATGCTTATTTTAGATTTGCCGGGGGTGTTACCGAAGCGAAGAGGCGTTCCCGCAGGGCAAAGTTTATTGCTGAAGTACTTGGAAAACTGGATTTTTCTCTCAAGTTGAGGGAAGATCTTCTCATTGCAAGGATTAAAAAGATTCCTGCTAATGAAATTTTGCGTCGGGTGGAAATTTTTGGAGTTCTGGTTGCATATACCAGACAGCTTGATGTTTCTATGGTCGACGATGAGCAGATTCACAGGCATGCCGAGGTATTCGGACGCCTTATAAAGAGTCTAATTTAAACAATTATCGGAGGGTTGCACATGACCACTTCATCAAAAACCAGCATTCTTATTCTGGATGACGAGCCTATTGTCAGCAAGAGGCTGCAGCCGGCTTTGGAGAAAAAAGGATACGAGGTGGAAAGCTTCTACGACAGCTCTGTTGCTCTTAAACGGGTTCATGAGCGTAATTTTGATATTGTTGTCAGTGATTTGAAGATGGACGGAATAGATGGGATGCAATTTCTCACTATAGTGAAAGAGCTTTCCCCGGCTACGGAAGTCATAATCATAACTGGTTTTGCGACTATGGAGACAGCTAAAGAATCCATGCGTAAAGGTATTTTCGATTTCTTGGCTAAGCCGTTTAAACTCGGAGAAATACAAGAAGTTATACGAAGAGCTGATGAAAAGATCAGAAAAGCAGCTCTACTTAGTAAAGCTTAACCAAGAACTGCTATGAAAGCGAGGTGTGTTCATGCTTAGAGCATTAATCCCCGTCGAGATGACTTTGGCTTCAAATATTGCCCTCAGGTATGCCTGTCACAAGTCGAAGATTATCACTATGTCTCTGCAACCGATTCATGTTGAGGAACCAGATGAAAAGTCTCATTCGTCACAGATCGGTTGGATTAGAAGGTCTTGGGAAGAAGGACTCAAACAGGCCGGAACAGAAGAAGTAATAAATATTTTAAACAGTGAAAAACTTGATTGTCACGTGATGTCCAGACCAATTGTGTCTATCGGCGAACGTGATGATCAGATTTTATATGAGCTGCGAAAAAATTCATATAACTTATTTATTGAAGGGGAATTATCCAACTTTAACATTGCTGAATTCCATAAGAAAATTCATTCCAGACTATATAAGAAAATGCCTTGTCCGGTTCTTTTGGTCAAGAATATGATTCAGTCTGACAGGATTGCTCTTATGATTGATCCCAAGTCAAATCTGGAAAAATTGGTCGAGCAATTTTATACTATTTTTGCTGATAAAAAAATCGATTTCGATCTTTGTCTGTACAGTTTGGATGATCTTAATCAGGAGAAGTTTCCTGATGAGATTATCAGTGAATGCACAAAATTGCTTGCTGATCATGGGCTCAAGGCTCGCAGGTCGTATACACTTTTGTGTGCTCCTGAAGTCGCCACAAATTCCCTTAAGGAATATGGTCTTGTTGTTTCATCTGTGGACCGCAGATCCAGCCGTAAATCTCCTATGACTGAGGTCTTAGCTCGCGTTTCCAGTCCCCTGCTTTTGTGCTGGACCTACTCTACTCGGAGGCAATAATGAAAGTACTTGTTCCGGTCGATGAGAATTTATACAGTATGTACGCTATTCGCCATGCCGCGCGGCTGGCGGTCAATACTTTACCGGAAGTCGTTTTACTGGCTATGGAAAAAAGTAAAACTGACTTGGATTCAAACTCAATATCTTTTGAGTTGTCACATCCTAAAATGCGTATGCTGCATAACTACTGCAAAGATTTTCTTAATCAGCTGGGACCAGATTCCGAGCTTTATTGTTCTGCAGAAGATAAGCCTGAAGTGAGAGCTATAGGTAAGGACTTGTATGAAGAGAAAATGTCAGGAATGAAAAAATTGCGCCTTCACCTGCGCAATGAAACTCCTGCAAAAGCAATTCTGAAAGAAGCAAAGCGTATCAATAGCGATCTTATCGTGCTCGGTTGCGGTTATGGAGTCTGTGACTGGATGGGCGATTCTCAAGCTCCGGGAAAGGTTGCCGAAAATGCTGACTGTTCCGTTTTAATTCTTAAAAAAGAACAGGATATCTCAAAGGTTGTATGTTGTTTGGATCACGCCCATGCGACTCAAGAATCTTTTGAAATGATCAATCAGCTTGTGACCCTTTATAATGCTGAGCTTGAAATCGTCGGAGTGTTAAAGCACGGACAGCTTCAAGAAGAAGTTGAGCAGCAAATGAGTGAAGTACTTGATTACTATATGAAACGCGGAATTCAAGCTTTGGTAAAAGTTGTTGACGAAGATTCTCTTGAAGCTTTTATTTCTTCCGGTTCTGAAAACGAATTGTTAGCTGTATGGCTCAGTCCTATGTCTTTACTAAAGAAACTTCTTTCTCGTGGAAAAGTCACAACCTTTGTTGAAAAGACTTTGTCTTCATTGTTAATTCTCAGGTAAAAGCCTTCTGTTTAGGTCACTGCGTTAACGATTAAATTCGTTTTAGACATAAATTTATAAAAGCCATGAGCAGGCATATGAATGTTTGCTCATGGCTTTTACCGTTTATTGTTTTTATAAATTTAGTTAATGTTTTTTCCGTAAATGAACCATATATGAAGTAAGTGAGTTGCTGCCGTGTCTTTAAGAATAATCAATGATAATTATGAAAATGAAACTTTTAAAGAGTTAGACGCAAGTGAGGAGCAATTCAAGGGAGTTGCTTTTTATAATTGTCATTTTGAAAAATCATCTTTTCAGTTCGCAGAGTTAAAAGGGTGTTCTTTTGAAAATTGTACGTTTGTTAATTGTAACCTTGCTCTTGCTAAGTTTAATAACACTAAATTTATAGGCGTGGTCTTTAAGGATTCTAAATTACTGGGAATCAATTGGAGCAGTACTGGGGTGGTGATTATCACTTCTTTTAGAAACTGTTTGCTTGATAGTTCCGTTTTTAGCGATATGAATCTTGCTAAGATTAAGCTTGTTTCTTGTTCAATGGTGGAAACATCTTTTATGAATACAAAGCTGGCTAGAGTAAAATTTGATGATTGTGATTTAAAGAATTGCCAATTTCACCAAAACGATTTGAGTTATGCTGATTTTAGTACCTCAAGGAATTATTTTATAAATTCTAGCTCTAATAAACTTCATAAGACTATATTTTCATTGCCTGAAGCTGTTTCACTACTTGCAAACCTTGATATTACTTTAAAGTGACGTTCTTGGGTAAGTTCTACATGCTTGTCAGTACTGTATTTGACCATTCCAGAGCTTCTTTGTAGCACTTCATTATGTCGGCTGCTTCAAGGTCGAGAGTAGCCGCCATTGCTCCTACTTTTCCCCAATCCGATTCTTCCATAGCTTCAATTAATGACAGCCAAGGTTCAAAACGAGTTTCACCACCGTTTAAAGTCTCACGGATAGTTTCATCAAGAGCTGAGAGTCTCTCAACTACTAAGTTCATTGGCATCTCAAGCATTGCATCTAGCAAAGAGAACAGGCCGACTAAGAATAAACGTTCATCGTTTTTGTGTGTTCCCGAATATCCATCCAGCATTTCTAGAACCTTTGCCCGTTGGAGGCTTAGACGAGTTAGTTCGGCTGATTTTCCTGGTTGTTTCATGTCTGTAAGAAGGACCATACGCAACCAGTGTTTAAGCTGCTCCCAGCCAAGGTAAACTACAGCTTGCTGAACAGACGAAATCTTAGCTGTGAGGCCGTAAGCCGGAGAATTGAGTAAATTAAGAAGACGGGCACTTAATGAAACATCTTTTTCAATGGTTTTACTAAGTTCCCCTAAGTCAAGGTCGTCATTGTTCAGCATTTCCATGAGGTTGAAACGTAACAGTTCATTTGAAGATATTTTGCGTCTTACTTCGGTTGTCGGGCGTTTGAAAAAATAGCCTTGATAATACGCAAATCCTGATTCTTTAACGGATTTAAATTGTTCTGCATTTTCAACTTTTTTTGCTAAATATGAAGCTTTAAGGCCGGAAATAGTTTGTATGCGCTGTGTTATATCTGCACTGTCTATCTCTGAAATGTTAAGAGTCATAATGTCGGCTAGTTTGTATAGCTCAATATTCTCATGTCTAGCATTATAGTCATCCAAAGAAATAGTATAACCACGTTCTTTAAGTATAGATACGCTTTCAATTAATTCAGGGGAGACTTTTTCAGGGTCTGAAAACTGCACAACTGTTGTTTGCGGATGCAGTGATAAAGGGAGATTTTCAAAGATTCCCTGCTTTGAAAAATTAATGATAGTTTTGGCGGTGTTAAATTTGTCATCAGGGCTGAGAGCTAAGCCGGACATGACTTCCATGGTTGCCTTGAATTCGTCGATATATGTGGCTGAATCTGAACCTTCTGCCTGACGGTAGAATAATTCATAACCCCATATTTTCATTTTGTGATTAAATATAGGTTGCCGTGCAAAGAAAACATTATGGTAAGATTTTTGCTGTTGGGTTGTGCTCATTTGGCGTCTCTAGCTACTTGCTTTTCATTAGGCTATTATAAAAACAAGCTTGATTTTTACCTTGCTGTTTAGCTGCATACATAGCCGTATCCGCAGCTTTGACAAGATTTTGTGGTGTTTCAGCATCTTGTGGGTATAAGGCTATCCCTATACTTGCTCCAGTCTGGCAAATGTGTCCCTCGCAGGGGGACGGAGCTGCTAAAGATTTACACAACTTTTCTGCTATAATTTTTAAATCTGCTTGGTCACTGTACATTTCAATGAGTACTACAAATTCATCTCCGCCGATGCGGCATGCTGTGTCCGATTTTCTAATTGATTTTGAAAGACGTTTTCCTACCGTTCTTAGCAGGGTGTCTCCTGCACTATGCCCGAAGCTGTCGTTGATAATTTTGAACCCATCTAAATCTATATACAGTATCGCCAATGAATAGTTGTTCCGTTCCGCCATAGCGATTGCTTTTTTTAGCTGAGCGTAGAACATGTTGCGGTTCGGGAGTCCTGTTACCTGGTCATGCATGGCAAGGTAA
This sequence is a window from Desulfovibrio sp. UCD-KL4C. Protein-coding genes within it:
- a CDS encoding response regulator; this translates as MTTSSKTSILILDDEPIVSKRLQPALEKKGYEVESFYDSSVALKRVHERNFDIVVSDLKMDGIDGMQFLTIVKELSPATEVIIITGFATMETAKESMRKGIFDFLAKPFKLGEIQEVIRRADEKIRKAALLSKA
- a CDS encoding universal stress protein; the protein is MLRALIPVEMTLASNIALRYACHKSKIITMSLQPIHVEEPDEKSHSSQIGWIRRSWEEGLKQAGTEEVINILNSEKLDCHVMSRPIVSIGERDDQILYELRKNSYNLFIEGELSNFNIAEFHKKIHSRLYKKMPCPVLLVKNMIQSDRIALMIDPKSNLEKLVEQFYTIFADKKIDFDLCLYSLDDLNQEKFPDEIISECTKLLADHGLKARRSYTLLCAPEVATNSLKEYGLVVSSVDRRSSRKSPMTEVLARVSSPLLLCWTYSTRRQ
- a CDS encoding universal stress protein is translated as MKVLVPVDENLYSMYAIRHAARLAVNTLPEVVLLAMEKSKTDLDSNSISFELSHPKMRMLHNYCKDFLNQLGPDSELYCSAEDKPEVRAIGKDLYEEKMSGMKKLRLHLRNETPAKAILKEAKRINSDLIVLGCGYGVCDWMGDSQAPGKVAENADCSVLILKKEQDISKVVCCLDHAHATQESFEMINQLVTLYNAELEIVGVLKHGQLQEEVEQQMSEVLDYYMKRGIQALVKVVDEDSLEAFISSGSENELLAVWLSPMSLLKKLLSRGKVTTFVEKTLSSLLILR
- a CDS encoding pentapeptide repeat-containing protein translates to MSLRIINDNYENETFKELDASEEQFKGVAFYNCHFEKSSFQFAELKGCSFENCTFVNCNLALAKFNNTKFIGVVFKDSKLLGINWSSTGVVIITSFRNCLLDSSVFSDMNLAKIKLVSCSMVETSFMNTKLARVKFDDCDLKNCQFHQNDLSYADFSTSRNYFINSSSNKLHKTIFSLPEAVSLLANLDITLK
- a CDS encoding EAL and HDOD domain-containing protein — translated: MSTTQQQKSYHNVFFARQPIFNHKMKIWGYELFYRQAEGSDSATYIDEFKATMEVMSGLALSPDDKFNTAKTIINFSKQGIFENLPLSLHPQTTVVQFSDPEKVSPELIESVSILKERGYTISLDDYNARHENIELYKLADIMTLNISEIDSADITQRIQTISGLKASYLAKKVENAEQFKSVKESGFAYYQGYFFKRPTTEVRRKISSNELLRFNLMEMLNNDDLDLGELSKTIEKDVSLSARLLNLLNSPAYGLTAKISSVQQAVVYLGWEQLKHWLRMVLLTDMKQPGKSAELTRLSLQRAKVLEMLDGYSGTHKNDERLFLVGLFSLLDAMLEMPMNLVVERLSALDETIRETLNGGETRFEPWLSLIEAMEESDWGKVGAMAATLDLEAADIMKCYKEALEWSNTVLTSM